In Vibrio chagasii, the sequence TAAAGCATACGTTTGGGATGACACTGGTCTTCCTGAAAACTACGAAATCAAAGATGTTCCTGCGGACATGGTTGATGACGTTGAGCAATACCGTGAAGAGCTAATCGAAACTGCTGTAGAGCAAGACGATGACCTAATGGAAGCTTACATGGAAGGTGAAGAGCCTTCTATCGAAGACATCAAGCGTTGTATCCGTAAAGGTACTCGTGATATCGCATTCTTCCCAACGTTCTGTGGTTCTGCATTCAAGAACAAAGGTATGCAACTTATCCTTGACGCTGTAGTAGATTACCTACCAGCTCCAACTGAAGTTGATCCTCAGCCTCTAACAGACAAAGAAACTGGTGAGCCAACTGGTGAAGTTGCTACAGTATCTGCTGATGAGCCACTACGTGCTCTTGCGTTTAAGATCATGGACGACCGTTTCGGTGCACTAACGTTCATCCGTATCTACTCTGGTCGCATGAAGAAGGGTGATACAATCCTTAACGCTGCAACTGGTAAAACTGAGCGTATCGGCCGTATGGTTGAGATGCAAGCTGATGAGCGTAACGAGCTTACTGAAGCGCAAGCTGGTGACATCATCGCTGTTGTTGGTATGAAGAACGTTCAAACTGGTCACACTCTATGTGATCAGAAGCACGAATGTACTCTAGAGCCAATGATCTTCCCAACTCCAGTAATCTCTATCGCTGTATCTCCAAAAGATAAAGGCGGTTCTGAGAAAATGGGTATCGCGATCGGTAAAATGGTTGCAGAAGATCCATCTTTCCAAGTTGAGACTGACGAAGAAACTGGCGAAACTATCCTGAAAGGTATGGGTGAACTTCACCTAGACATCAAGGTAGATATCCTTAAGCGTACATACGGCGTTGACCTTGTAGTAGGTGCTCCTCAAGTAGCTTACCGTGAAACAATCACGAAAGCTGTTGAAGATAGCTACACTCACAAGAAACAATCTGGTGGTTCTGGTCAATTCGGTAAGATCGATTACCGTATCAAACCAGGCGAAGCTGGTTCTGGCTTCACTTTCTCTTCAACTGTTGTTGGTGGTAACGTTCCTAAGGAATTCTGGCCTGCAGTTGAGAAAGGTTTCGCATCTATGATGGAAAACGGTGTTCTTGCTGGCTTCCCAACTCTAGATGTTGAAGTAGAACTATTCGACGGTGGCTTCCACGCAGTTGACTCATCTGCAATCGCATTTGAAATCGCAGCGAAAGGCGCATTCCGTCAATCTATGCCTAAAGCGGGTGCACAACTTCTTGAGCCAATCATGAACGTTGACGTATTCACTCCAGAAGATCACGTTGGTGATGTAATCGGTGACCTTAACCGTCGTCGTGGCATGATCAAAGATCAACAAGCTGGCGCTACTGGCGTACGTATCAAAGCTGACGTACCACTATCAGAAATGTTTGGTTACATCGGTCACCTACGTACTATTACTTCAGGCCGTGGTCAATTCTCTATGGAATTCCTACAGTACTCTCCATGTCCAACAAACGTGGCAGACGAAGTAATCGCTAAAGTTAAAGCAGACAAAGAAGCTGGTAAGTAATTAGCTCTTTTCTAAATTAACTAGAAAGCCTCGCAAGTGAAAGCTTGCGGGGCTTTTGTTTTATGGGAATCATAGTGCGAGGTGCGAGGTGCGAGGTGCGAGGTGCGAGGTGCGAGGTGCGAGGTGCGAGGTGCGAGGTGCGAGGTGCGAGGTGCGAGGTGCGAGGTGCGAGGTGCGAGATAGCCCCGTATTATTGCCAACACGGGACTGATTGAGCAGCCAGGGATTAACGTTTTAGATCAATGTAGATTTGCTCTACCTTAGTACGAGCCCATTCTGTTTTACGCAGAAACTTTAAGCTCGATTTGATGCTTGGGTCTTTTTTGAAGCAGTTGATATTTACCATGTAGCTCAATTCTTCCCAACCGTAATGTTCTACCAATTCTGTTAGCAGCTTTTGCAGTGTAATGCCGTGCAGTGGGTTATTTGCTTGTGTCATGAGATTCACTCGTCATTTATTTGCTCTCAGTATATCAGTTTCATCTCATCAATTATCAGACCATTTAAGCTTGCTGTCATATCGAACAACGAAAGCCGTTCAATCCCCGCAACGCTCATCAAAGCTGCCTAATTTTGGCATCTAAGTACAATCTTTTTCATAATTGAAGTGCTCAGAATATCGGTAGATAACGTAACTAGTATCGACCACTAAACTAAATGCTTATTCTTGTCTTATATTTGAGACGGCTTAGTAGGTTTATATCGAAATCGCGTTTTTAAGCGCTAATGCCCTTCATTTTATAGTGGATATAAAACAGGTAGTTATTTAAGTGTTTAATGAGCTAAGTTTTGGTCACTATTGTATAGAACGTTTTTTTAATCCATTAACTGGCTGAAAATAAAATATAAACTTGGCGGCTAATATTAATACTATCCCTACATCTTATCTCTAATATCATGACGCGAATGATACTTGAATAACTCATACATCAATCCTATAGGTGGTAGATAAGTTTTTCTAAATTAGCTTTGCTTCTATAGGGCTGGAAGTAAGGATAGAAAGACGAATAGGTGGGGGCTGTGTTGTATGGCATCGATTTCAACGGATTTGAAACGTAATCGGGTGCGAGGTTATTTCAAATCCAAAATAAAAGGCATTGCTATTATCGAATTTACGGTAGTGGTAAGTCTTTTTTTCGCGCTTTTTTTAACGGTTGTTGACCTTGGAATATATGGGTTTGTAAAACTCACCATGCAACACTCTGCAAGAGAGGGAGCAAGGTACGCTATCACTGGTCGGTCTGATTTGGATCCGGATGCATCGAGTAATCGTGAAGCAGCAATATTAGAGAAGATCTCTCAGTCTTCGAGTGGTTTGCTCGATAAAGTGATGGATGTGCAAAATATCCGTGTTGAAGATGTCTATGGAAATGCGATATCTGGTTTTGGTGGCTCTGGAGATATTATATCTATCCATCTTGACTGCGAATGGCCATCTGTTAACCCTTATATGTACGTTTTGCTCGATGATGGGAAATTCAAATTTACCGTCAGTGCAGCAATGAAAAACGAAGCTTTTTAGGGAGATTGAATATGTTTCCTAAAAAGATAAATAAGGCAGTACAGCAAGGGTTTGCAGCCATAGAAATGACGCTAATTGCGCCAATATTTATGTTGTTGATCGTAGCTGCTGTTGATATCACCCACCTCATTCAAGCCAACCACACCATTATTAGTATCAGTCGAGAAGGCGGCAATATTATTTCTCGGAGTAATACCGATACGCCACAAGAAGTGATGGATATTATCGCCACCACATCTGGAACGTTAGACATGACTCAAGATGGTGTTATTTACATTACTGAGTTAGTTGGTCAAGAAGACGCTTCCCCTTACATTAAAAGCCAATACCGATGGAACCAACATGGACTAAGTAAAAATAGTGCTATTTGGTCGAGCTGCAGTAATTGGGCAAGCGATGGAGAGTGCTCAGATGTTGATGCTGACAATCCTCCCCTCATTAACAATCTAGCCGTCACGCTTGATGAAGGGGAGATCGTTTACAGCGTAGAAGTGTTCTATGACTATTCGCCTATCTTTAGTCGAGTTTTTGATGACGAATACATCCTGAGCGACACAACATATATGTAAGGGAGGTCTATATGGATAGTGGTACCCGAAACAAATATCGTTACAGCCGGGGATTAGTGGTTTTAATGTCAGTTATCGCACTGCCTTTTATTCTGTTAGTCGTCGGTCTTTCTATTGATGCTGGTCGAGCTTATATCGTTAAATCGAAACTGTTTGCGGCGGTTGATGCGGCGAGCATTGCGGCAGCACGAGCCGTTGCTAATGGTGAAGATGCAGGGCGAGCTGCGGCT encodes:
- the fusA gene encoding elongation factor G produces the protein MADLSKYRNIGIFAHVDAGKTTTTERILKLTGQIHKTGEVHDGESTTDFMEQEAERGITIQSAAVSCFWNDHRLNVIDTPGHVDFTVEVYRSLKVLDGGIGVFCGSGGVEPQSETNWRYANESEVSRLIFVNKLDRMGADFYRVVDQVKNVLGATPLVMVLPIGREDEFVGVVDLLSRKAYVWDDTGLPENYEIKDVPADMVDDVEQYREELIETAVEQDDDLMEAYMEGEEPSIEDIKRCIRKGTRDIAFFPTFCGSAFKNKGMQLILDAVVDYLPAPTEVDPQPLTDKETGEPTGEVATVSADEPLRALAFKIMDDRFGALTFIRIYSGRMKKGDTILNAATGKTERIGRMVEMQADERNELTEAQAGDIIAVVGMKNVQTGHTLCDQKHECTLEPMIFPTPVISIAVSPKDKGGSEKMGIAIGKMVAEDPSFQVETDEETGETILKGMGELHLDIKVDILKRTYGVDLVVGAPQVAYRETITKAVEDSYTHKKQSGGSGQFGKIDYRIKPGEAGSGFTFSSTVVGGNVPKEFWPAVEKGFASMMENGVLAGFPTLDVEVELFDGGFHAVDSSAIAFEIAAKGAFRQSMPKAGAQLLEPIMNVDVFTPEDHVGDVIGDLNRRRGMIKDQQAGATGVRIKADVPLSEMFGYIGHLRTITSGRGQFSMEFLQYSPCPTNVADEVIAKVKADKEAGK
- a CDS encoding pilus assembly protein, translated to MASISTDLKRNRVRGYFKSKIKGIAIIEFTVVVSLFFALFLTVVDLGIYGFVKLTMQHSAREGARYAITGRSDLDPDASSNREAAILEKISQSSSGLLDKVMDVQNIRVEDVYGNAISGFGGSGDIISIHLDCEWPSVNPYMYVLLDDGKFKFTVSAAMKNEAF
- a CDS encoding VF530 family protein, translated to MTQANNPLHGITLQKLLTELVEHYGWEELSYMVNINCFKKDPSIKSSLKFLRKTEWARTKVEQIYIDLKR
- a CDS encoding pilus assembly protein, yielding MFPKKINKAVQQGFAAIEMTLIAPIFMLLIVAAVDITHLIQANHTIISISREGGNIISRSNTDTPQEVMDIIATTSGTLDMTQDGVIYITELVGQEDASPYIKSQYRWNQHGLSKNSAIWSSCSNWASDGECSDVDADNPPLINNLAVTLDEGEIVYSVEVFYDYSPIFSRVFDDEYILSDTTYM